The Leptospira barantonii genome includes a region encoding these proteins:
- a CDS encoding helix-hairpin-helix domain-containing protein produces the protein MSKKEYSKQSQGYEDQSDILNEFRTLPGVGKSIAMDYWNLGFRSLDEIGNADPEELYVRCCQQHGGYVDRCMLYVFRCAHYALNTKKPNSEKLKWWNWKDSEKPQKSKR, from the coding sequence ATGAGTAAAAAAGAATATTCTAAACAATCACAGGGATATGAGGATCAGTCCGATATTCTCAATGAATTCCGAACGCTTCCCGGAGTGGGTAAGTCGATCGCTATGGACTACTGGAATCTCGGTTTCAGAAGTTTGGACGAGATCGGAAACGCGGATCCGGAAGAATTATACGTCCGTTGTTGCCAACAACACGGCGGTTACGTGGATCGTTGTATGCTCTACGTTTTTCGTTGCGCTCATTACGCTCTGAACACCAAAAAACCGAATTCGGAAAAACTAAAGTGGTGGAACTGGAAAGATTCCGAAAAACCTCAAAAGTCGAAACGGTAA
- a CDS encoding M48 family metallopeptidase: MEHLYPANPAHVPSDLTGLNPAHKRNLWFTVLGLILFILVYLALCGWFVWASYSLFVHGFGPGWEVYSWITGIGSGLIALFMVKALFFVKKGNLGDPFEITQETQPQLFHFLHRLADETGAPRPHRVFLSAQVNACVFYDLSILNFIFPSKKNLEIGLALVNVLSISELKAVLAHEFGHFAQRSMAVGNWMYIAQQVASHLIGSRDALDNFLLSVSRFDIRVAWIGWILRLIIWSLRSALESFFNVVVLAQRALSREMEFQADLVAVSVTGSDALIHALHKLQAADEAWETTQGFISDQIRSGKSAKDIFPIQSKIIDHSRKLWNDPNYGTVPIMPSENPERHRVFTSEIAQPPRMWATHPYNHEREANAKKRYVPNVLDDRSSWLIFDDAESLREKFTDRILSGFGTEFKQDPEILDAVDKFYAKEYLNSKYRGAYLGRSFTRYASSPNDYYEHPISDVKETLESLYPPSLSEQLERIRSLEKERNLLTALQEGYFTPPDGIIRFRGRELKKRELTGVIEDLNRDCDGAYSKLFEHDQKCRSAHLKAAEQIGQGWPEYLRGLLEILHYADHLRANLEDGRGLLNNVYAVVTADRHVSSAELLRLVSAGNQVYDALSEIHKHKESIILDSEILEKLELKDWNSGFSKFEFTPATQDNMQKWLEVVDSWIDEAIGILYALKQISLEKLLIAESKIAEKIRNPKKELEPAPIASKAVPNYPTITPGKERKLQKRLDLWDRFQTADGLVPGFLRFAVATSILGGALYLTSFAVFR; the protein is encoded by the coding sequence ATGGAACATTTATACCCCGCTAATCCCGCGCACGTTCCCTCGGATCTCACAGGTTTGAATCCGGCGCACAAACGGAATCTCTGGTTTACCGTTCTCGGTCTGATTCTTTTTATTCTCGTTTATCTCGCCTTATGCGGATGGTTCGTTTGGGCTTCTTATTCTTTATTCGTCCACGGTTTCGGACCGGGATGGGAAGTTTATTCTTGGATCACCGGAATCGGTTCGGGTTTGATCGCGCTCTTTATGGTGAAGGCGCTATTCTTCGTTAAGAAAGGAAATTTGGGTGATCCGTTCGAGATCACCCAAGAAACTCAACCGCAGTTGTTTCACTTTCTTCATCGATTGGCGGACGAAACCGGAGCGCCAAGACCACATCGTGTTTTTCTTTCCGCCCAAGTGAACGCCTGCGTGTTTTACGATCTTTCGATTCTCAATTTTATATTTCCTTCCAAAAAGAATTTGGAGATCGGACTCGCGCTCGTAAACGTTTTGAGCATCAGCGAATTGAAGGCGGTATTGGCGCACGAGTTCGGCCATTTCGCACAACGTAGCATGGCCGTAGGAAATTGGATGTACATCGCGCAACAAGTCGCTTCTCATCTGATCGGAAGCAGGGACGCGTTGGATAATTTTTTACTTTCGGTTTCCCGTTTCGACATTCGAGTCGCGTGGATCGGATGGATTCTTCGTTTAATCATCTGGTCCTTGAGATCCGCATTGGAATCTTTTTTCAATGTTGTCGTATTAGCACAAAGGGCTCTTTCACGCGAGATGGAATTTCAAGCGGACCTGGTCGCGGTTTCCGTAACGGGAAGCGACGCGTTGATCCACGCACTTCATAAGTTACAAGCGGCGGACGAAGCTTGGGAAACCACACAAGGTTTTATCTCCGATCAGATTCGATCCGGAAAATCCGCGAAGGATATATTTCCGATTCAATCCAAAATCATAGATCATTCCAGAAAACTTTGGAACGATCCGAATTACGGAACGGTTCCGATAATGCCTTCGGAGAATCCGGAACGTCACCGTGTTTTTACATCCGAAATCGCACAACCTCCGAGAATGTGGGCGACCCATCCGTACAATCACGAAAGAGAAGCGAATGCGAAAAAAAGATATGTGCCGAACGTCTTGGATGATAGAAGCAGTTGGTTGATCTTCGACGACGCGGAATCACTACGAGAGAAATTTACGGATCGGATTCTTTCCGGTTTTGGAACCGAATTCAAACAGGATCCGGAAATCCTCGACGCGGTGGACAAGTTTTACGCGAAGGAATATCTGAACAGCAAATACAGGGGCGCGTATTTGGGAAGATCCTTTACACGTTATGCGTCATCTCCGAACGATTATTACGAACATCCGATCTCGGACGTCAAAGAAACATTAGAAAGTCTTTATCCTCCGAGTTTATCCGAACAATTGGAAAGAATTCGCTCCTTGGAAAAGGAAAGAAATCTTTTGACCGCGCTTCAGGAAGGATATTTTACTCCGCCCGACGGAATCATACGTTTTCGCGGAAGAGAATTGAAAAAGCGCGAACTGACCGGAGTGATCGAGGATCTAAATCGGGATTGCGACGGAGCTTACTCCAAACTCTTCGAACACGATCAAAAATGCCGCTCCGCTCATCTCAAAGCGGCGGAACAAATCGGTCAGGGATGGCCGGAATATCTGCGGGGTTTGTTGGAGATTCTCCATTACGCCGATCACTTAAGAGCCAACTTAGAGGACGGCAGAGGTTTATTGAACAACGTATACGCGGTCGTCACCGCGGATCGTCACGTAAGTTCCGCGGAATTGCTTCGTCTTGTCTCGGCGGGCAATCAGGTTTACGACGCTCTTTCCGAAATTCACAAACATAAGGAAAGTATAATATTAGATTCCGAGATATTGGAAAAATTGGAATTGAAGGATTGGAATTCCGGTTTTAGCAAGTTCGAATTCACTCCGGCGACCCAAGACAATATGCAGAAATGGTTGGAAGTTGTGGACTCCTGGATCGACGAGGCCATCGGAATTTTATACGCGCTCAAACAAATCAGTTTGGAAAAGTTATTGATAGCGGAATCCAAGATCGCCGAAAAAATCCGAAACCCGAAAAAAGAATTAGAACCTGCGCCGATCGCTTCGAAAGCGGTTCCGAATTATCCGACGATCACGCCGGGAAAGGAACGCAAACTTCAAAAACGTTTGGATCTATGGGATCGTTTTCAAACCGCCGACGGATTGGTTCCCGGTTTTCTAAGATTTGCGGTCGCGACCTCGATTCTCGGAGGCGCGCTGTATCTCACAAGTTTTGCGGTTTTTCGATAA
- a CDS encoding HesA/MoeB/ThiF family protein — protein MLTPPEISRYSRNILLDEVKRKGQETLKSSRITVIGAGGLGSPVLYYLAAAGVGKIRIVDSDVVDTTNLQRQILFKHSEIGSSKSESAKQRIEELNPFIEIESVPVRLSADNAENLLKDSDLVLEGSDNFETKFLVNDVCCSLRIPFLIAGILRFDGMVLGVRPGVDPCYRCIYETLPPANAIPSCSEAGVIGSMAGIIGSVQATEAVKFLLGLVDEKSKGVFGSILQLEAKSMEFHKVSLMRRSDCKSCAHI, from the coding sequence TTGTTGACCCCTCCGGAAATCAGCCGGTATTCCCGGAACATTCTTCTGGATGAAGTAAAACGCAAGGGTCAGGAAACGTTAAAGTCCTCTCGCATCACCGTTATCGGCGCGGGAGGATTGGGTTCTCCGGTTCTTTATTATCTCGCCGCGGCCGGTGTCGGAAAAATTCGAATCGTAGATTCCGACGTTGTGGACACCACCAATCTTCAAAGACAGATTCTTTTCAAACATTCCGAGATCGGTTCTTCCAAATCGGAATCCGCAAAACAGAGAATCGAAGAATTAAATCCTTTTATAGAAATCGAATCCGTTCCCGTTCGTTTAAGCGCGGATAACGCGGAGAATCTTTTGAAGGACAGCGACCTTGTTCTGGAAGGTTCGGACAATTTCGAAACGAAGTTTCTCGTAAACGACGTATGTTGTTCTTTGAGAATTCCGTTTCTCATCGCCGGAATTCTCCGTTTCGACGGAATGGTGTTGGGAGTTCGTCCCGGAGTCGATCCTTGTTATCGTTGTATCTACGAAACCCTTCCGCCCGCGAACGCGATCCCGAGTTGTTCCGAAGCCGGGGTGATCGGAAGTATGGCGGGAATCATCGGAAGCGTTCAGGCGACCGAGGCGGTAAAGTTTCTATTAGGATTGGTCGACGAAAAATCGAAAGGTGTTTTCGGTTCCATTCTCCAGTTGGAGGCGAAGTCCATGGAGTTCCATAAGGTTTCCCTAATGCGTCGTTCCGATTGTAAAAGTTGCGCACATATATGA
- a CDS encoding HEAT repeat domain-containing protein, translating to MKFRSILILALVVSFSSGALLAEKSTEEHIKTLSSGSDSEKYESAVALGKNKEKSAIPELINLLNRNNEPKIATAAAIALGRIAEPGDAAIALKNKIISSENGDIVYASLASLLNISTKNEKLEDSTKEAFEYADKNRRGDEFVSDFLDLIKKKLKL from the coding sequence ATGAAATTTCGTTCTATTCTCATTCTTGCGCTCGTTGTATCTTTTTCATCCGGCGCTCTTCTTGCGGAAAAATCCACCGAAGAACATATCAAAACTCTTTCTTCAGGTTCCGATTCCGAAAAATACGAATCCGCAGTCGCACTTGGAAAGAATAAGGAAAAGTCCGCAATTCCGGAACTCATCAATCTTCTCAATCGCAACAACGAACCTAAGATCGCAACCGCGGCGGCAATCGCCCTCGGAAGAATCGCCGAGCCTGGCGACGCGGCGATCGCTCTGAAGAACAAAATTATTTCCTCGGAAAACGGAGATATCGTTTACGCTTCTTTGGCTTCTCTTTTGAACATTTCGACTAAAAACGAAAAGCTCGAAGATTCCACAAAAGAAGCATTCGAATACGCGGATAAAAATCGCAGAGGCGACGAATTCGTTTCCGACTTTCTGGATCTTATCAAAAAGAAATTAAAACTCTGA